The segment cacacagctaactgtgtgtgtgtgtgtgtgtgtgtctgtctcttTCCATACCGGGGGATTGCACTCTTAAAATACACCCGATACAATGCACCAGCCTGACTCAGCCGCAGACATTAGTGCTAGGAAGATGGCGCACCCGGCGATGTTTCCTAGAAGgggcagcagcagtagcagcgGCAGCAGCTGCGTTACTGCTCCCACTGCACCAGGTACCGGCGTTGGGAGCGCTGCCCTCTCTGCCGAGGATTATCAGCCGCCTTTGCTGGTCCAGCCGCCGCctccatctcctgcagcagcttcaacAGCCGGTCCGCAGCCGACACCTCCTCATCCACAAAGCCTGAATCTCCTCTCGCAGTctcagctccagccacagcccctTGCACAGACTGGAGctcaaatgaaaaagaaaagtggcTTTCAAATTACCAGTGTGACCCCTGCTCAAATATCAGCTAGTATGAGCTCTAATAACAGCATAGCTGAGGATACAGAAAGCTACGATGACCTGGATGAATCTCACACTGAAGACCTGTCATCTTCAGAAATCCTGGATGTGTCTTTATCCAGAGCCACTGACTTGGGAGAACCTGAGAGGAGTTCTTCTGAAGAGACTCTAAATAACTTCCAAGAGGCAGAGACTCCTGGGGCTGTTTCTCCAAACCAGCCTCATCTTCCTCAGCAGCATGCTCCTCTGCCTCATCACCCACAGCAGAGTGTTGTGATCAATGGAAGTGTTCATCCCCATCATGTTCATCACCACCACCATCTTCACCACCACCATCATGGACACCATCATCCATCGCATCCTGGGGTGGGTAGCGCCCCAGTTTCTGGAGGACCACCGCCCAGTCCATCGTTTAGAAAACTATCAACAACTGGAAGCTCTGACAATGTTATATCAATTGCACCAGTTTCTGCTGCATCATCCACTGGTTCCCCGGCATCTGCCGTGTCTAATATCCGCACTACAAGTACTCCTGGCAATTTAGGTATAAGTCCTGCTGCTGGAACTAGTACCTTAAGTAATATTGGTGGTGGTAGTTCTAGTGTGGCAAGCAATGTGCTTGGTACTATAAATTTAAGCAACATCATCAGTACTGGTAATGTAAATGCTTTGTCTGGAACTAGCAGCAATGCTAATGTGAATATCTTGAGTGGTGTTGGCAATGGTACGAGTGCTTCCTCTAGTGTCATTAACAATGTTACTAATCCAACTGCAGGAATGGCAGTGGGAtcaagccagcagcagcctgcatCTGGCACATCAAGGTTTAGGGTTGTAAAATTAGATTCTAGTTCTGAACCTTTCAAAAAAGGTAGATGGACATGCACTGAATTCTATGATAAAGACAACACTGTTGCAGTTTCGGAGGGAGTAGCAGTAAACAAAGCAGTAGAGACGATAAAACAAAACCCGCTTGAAGTGACTTCTGAAAGGGAGAGCACCAGTGGGAGTTCTGTTAGCAGCAATGTAAGCACACTGAGTCACTATACAGAAAGTGTGGGAAGTGGAGAAATGGGAGCACCTACTGTGGTACAGCAGCAAGCATTTCAAGGTGTGGGTCCGCAGCAGATGGATTTtagcagtgctgctcctccagcaatTCCAGCATCTAGTATACCACAGAGTGTTTCTCAATCACAGCTTGCACAAGTCCAGCTGCATTCTCAAGAAGTAAACTATCCACAGCAGAAGCCAGGGGTCCAACCTCCTGCACAGGCCAGTCTGACCACTGTTACTGGGGTCCAGCCAGCCCCAGTTAATATACTAGGTGTATCCCCATCTCTGGGCCACCAGCAGCCTGCCCTTCAGAGTATGGCTCAACAGCAGCTGCCATATTCGCAGCCGGCTCAGCCTGTGCAGACTTTGCcagtggtgcagcagcagcagttgcaGTAcggacagcagcagcagcagcagccagttcCTACGCAGATGGCCGCGGGTCACGTTAAGCCGGTGAACCAAAACTCTGTCGCAGGGGCCATGCCAGACTACATTCAAcatcagcagctccttc is part of the Prinia subflava isolate CZ2003 ecotype Zambia chromosome 3, Cam_Psub_1.2, whole genome shotgun sequence genome and harbors:
- the TSC22D1 gene encoding TSC22 domain family protein 1 isoform X1, with the translated sequence MAHPAMFPRRGSSSSSGSSCVTAPTAPGTGVGSAALSAEDYQPPLLVQPPPPSPAAASTAGPQPTPPHPQSLNLLSQSQLQPQPLAQTGAQMKKKSGFQITSVTPAQISASMSSNNSIAEDTESYDDLDESHTEDLSSSEILDVSLSRATDLGEPERSSSEETLNNFQEAETPGAVSPNQPHLPQQHAPLPHHPQQSVVINGSVHPHHVHHHHHLHHHHHGHHHPSHPGVGSAPVSGGPPPSPSFRKLSTTGSSDNVISIAPVSAASSTGSPASAVSNIRTTSTPGNLGISPAAGTSTLSNIGGGSSSVASNVLGTINLSNIISTGNVNALSGTSSNANVNILSGVGNGTSASSSVINNVTNPTAGMAVGSSQQQPASGTSRFRVVKLDSSSEPFKKGRWTCTEFYDKDNTVAVSEGVAVNKAVETIKQNPLEVTSERESTSGSSVSSNVSTLSHYTESVGSGEMGAPTVVQQQAFQGVGPQQMDFSSAAPPAIPASSIPQSVSQSQLAQVQLHSQEVNYPQQKPGVQPPAQASLTTVTGVQPAPVNILGVSPSLGHQQPALQSMAQQQLPYSQPAQPVQTLPVVQQQQLQYGQQQQQQPVPTQMAAGHVKPVNQNSVAGAMPDYIQHQQLLQTPAPAMQPSSTGVGTGQPVPVAQAQGMQPSVQAHPAAAPAQPVAHAPAAIPGVAASGQILNVGQQGSVAAVVQPPSATNQIPPPVMPSTAAPPSSQVVQPVQTGIMQQGLQASASGLPQQMVIAQQNTLLPVQPQAQGVESVVQGMTGQQLPAVSPIPSASTVPAPSQAGSAVPPGIPSASVGLGQPQSIAQASAVQNGNLAPSVSQPPLISTSIGMPVAQSVPQQMPLSSTQFPAQSLAQSIASQIEDGRRPTEPSLVGLPQAASVESGGGASAASDGGSSNMPSSASLFPLKVLPLTTPLVDGEDESSSGASVVAIDNKIEQAMDLVKSHLMYAVREEVEVLKEQIKELIEKNSQLEQENTLLKTLASPEQLAQFQAQLQTGSPPSSSQSQGTTQQPAQPASQGSGPSA